The genomic stretch TTCCAGTGTTAGTTTCGGATTGTGGAAAAATATAAAGGCCCCCATCAATTCTGTTGACTCTTTCGCTTTTGATTACGCTCTATCCAACTTCCTGCGTCAAATAAAATAGAGAGTAAGATATGCATACGGAATCTTGAATGCGATGGCAGCAGCAATAATTCTGCATCTCCTGAAATTATCGGCCCACTTTACGTGTGTAAGTTAGCAGTTTAGTAAAGGGGTTTGCAATTTTGGGCTCAAGCGTTTCAAAAATGGCTACAGCCCTTTGTTTCAGTTGCTCTTCCAAGCCTAGTACTGTTACAGATAAGGATTTCTTGCCAGGAAGACGCAAAGCTGGAAAGATTATTGAAAACCTTGACGTTGGCATCAACGTGAGGAGTCCCATTTCAACCGGCGATTCCCCGAACATGACTAGAGGCATGAAATCCTCACTTGAACAACGTAGGAGATTACTGAGTTGTGTAGACTCGGGTTGTTTTGAAAATGCGCTCCATGTGTTTGAAGAAATCACTAGACCAAGCACGTTTATTTGGAATGTTTTGATAAGGGGATTAACAGATAACGGGTTCTATCAAGAAGCCATTGATTTGTATTACAGGATGGAGTGGGAAGGAGTTGGGTTAGACAAATACACTTTTCCTTTCGTAATTAAGGCGTGTGTTGGGTTATTTTCTTTGGTTGATGGACAGAGGATTCATTCCAGGGTAATTAAGATGGGGTTCGATAAAGATCTTTACGTTTGCAATTCCCTTGTTATTATGTATTCAAAGCTCGGCTGCATAGAGCAGTCGGAGAAAATATTTGCAGATATGCTGGTTAAAGACGCGGTATCTTGGAATTCTATGATCAGTGGGTATGTTGCATCGGGCGACTGTTTGAGCTCGTTGACTTGTTTCCGCGATATGCAGGCAGCACGGATAAGTTGTGACAGATTCTCTGTGATCAGCATTCTTGGTGCTTGTTCTCTTTATGGTTGTTTGTTGAAGGGAAAGGTAGTCCATTGCCAAGTAATCAGGAGACAACTGGATTCAGATCCCATGATCGAAACGTCACTTATTGACATGTATGGTAAATGTGGACTGGTAGAGTACTCTGACAGATTGTTTAATAGGGTCTCTCAAAGAAGTGTAGCTGTTTGGAATGCTATTATAGGAGCATATGGTCTTAATGATGAACCCGTAAGATCTTTTTCTTGCTTCGAGAGAATGCTAGAGAGTGACAATTTGGACCCTAATGCAGTGACATTGATAAACCTACTGCCATCCTGTGCAAGAATGAGAGCTCTCGTGCAGGGTAAGTCTATGCATGGTTTTGCCATTAGAAAAGGAATGTTTCCTCATGTAGTATTAGAGACTGCACTACTTGACATGTATGGGAAGTGTGGTTGCCTGAATTTAGCAGATTCTATGTTTGTTCAAATGAAGGAGACTAATCTGATATCATGGAATGCAAGAATCGCGGCCTACGTACAGAGTGGTAATGAAAAAGGAGCATTACATGTTTTCCAGGATATGTGCAGTGAACATCTTCACCCAGATGAGATCACATTTGTGAATATCCTACCTGCCTACGCTGAAATTGCCTTACCAAAGGAGGGCCAGCAAATACATGCTAACATCATAAAGTTGGGATTTGATTCAAGTATTTTCATTTGTAATGCCTTGATTTACATGTATGCAAAATGTGGTGATATCCAGGCTGCACAGCTTGTTTTTAACTGCATAGTGTATAAGGATGTCATTTCCTGGAACACGATCATTCTGGCCTATGGTATTCATGGATTTGGAGAAATTTCAGTTCGATTATTCTCTGATATGATGGCAGAGGGCATCAAACCCAATGGGAGCACATTTGTTTCACTTCTAGCATCTTGCAGTATTTGTGGCATGGTGGATGAAGGCCAGAATTATTTTAGTTCAATGAAAAAAGAGTATAATATTGATCCTGGAATAGAGCACTATGGATGTATGGTAGATCTTCTAGGACGCAGTGGTAACATTGACCTAGCCAAACATTTTATAGATGAAATGCCATTGGTCCCAACTGCAAGGATATGGGGATCTCTTCTGTCTGCAAGTCGATACCACAGAAACATAGAACTTGCTGAACTTGTCGCAGACCGTATTTTGTCATTGGAACACGATAATACTGGCTGTTACGTGTTGCTTTCTAACATGTATGCTGAACTAAGGAGATGGGCAGATGTAGAGCGCATAAGATGTTCCATGCAGAGCCAAGGGTTAAGGAGGACCACTGCATGCAGTTTGATCGAGTATAATGGGAAAGCTCTCCAAATCACCAATAATGATTGTTCGCATGCTGAGGCCAGCATGATTTATGACGCATTAGATATCATTTCAAGAAAGATAGGTGATGACCTGCATGTTTGTGGAGTGTTGAAGTTCAAGCCACCGGATCTAATCAGAAGAAGAGCACATTCTACAATGTACCACAGCGCAAGGTTGGCAATTTGTGCTGGTTTACTATCCACACCGGTAGGAACTCCCGTTCTTGTTAGGAAAAACGTTAGGATCTGTGAAGATTGCCATAATGCTGCAAAAATAATTTCAGAAATGACAGACAGGGAGATAGTGGTGGGGGATCCAAAATTCTATCACCGCTTTAGTAACGGGAAATGCACTTGTAAAGATTATTGGTAGCTATTGTCTAGGTAAACAAGTTTTGTATGCATAAATTCCTTTCATCATTAAAATATGGATTTGTACATAATGTATGCTCCATCAAGTTTCTACATAATATATGCACTTCTTGGATTGTTGTTTATACATATGTTACGTCTTTTGCAAGAACAGTACAAGTTTGACAATTCTCTCTGtatgttttcttttctt from Coffea eugenioides isolate CCC68of chromosome 8, Ceug_1.0, whole genome shotgun sequence encodes the following:
- the LOC113781375 gene encoding pentatricopeptide repeat-containing protein At4g35130, chloroplastic; this translates as MATALCFSCSSKPSTVTDKDFLPGRRKAGKIIENLDVGINVRSPISTGDSPNMTRGMKSSLEQRRRLLSCVDSGCFENALHVFEEITRPSTFIWNVLIRGLTDNGFYQEAIDLYYRMEWEGVGLDKYTFPFVIKACVGLFSLVDGQRIHSRVIKMGFDKDLYVCNSLVIMYSKLGCIEQSEKIFADMLVKDAVSWNSMISGYVASGDCLSSLTCFRDMQAARISCDRFSVISILGACSLYGCLLKGKVVHCQVIRRQLDSDPMIETSLIDMYGKCGLVEYSDRLFNRVSQRSVAVWNAIIGAYGLNDEPVRSFSCFERMLESDNLDPNAVTLINLLPSCARMRALVQGKSMHGFAIRKGMFPHVVLETALLDMYGKCGCLNLADSMFVQMKETNLISWNARIAAYVQSGNEKGALHVFQDMCSEHLHPDEITFVNILPAYAEIALPKEGQQIHANIIKLGFDSSIFICNALIYMYAKCGDIQAAQLVFNCIVYKDVISWNTIILAYGIHGFGEISVRLFSDMMAEGIKPNGSTFVSLLASCSICGMVDEGQNYFSSMKKEYNIDPGIEHYGCMVDLLGRSGNIDLAKHFIDEMPLVPTARIWGSLLSASRYHRNIELAELVADRILSLEHDNTGCYVLLSNMYAELRRWADVERIRCSMQSQGLRRTTACSLIEYNGKALQITNNDCSHAEASMIYDALDIISRKIGDDLHVCGVLKFKPPDLIRRRAHSTMYHSARLAICAGLLSTPVGTPVLVRKNVRICEDCHNAAKIISEMTDREIVVGDPKFYHRFSNGKCTCKDYW